The Diceros bicornis minor isolate mBicDic1 chromosome 31, mDicBic1.mat.cur, whole genome shotgun sequence genomic sequence TCAGGGTGGAGAGGGTACCCGAGGTGAGTGTGAAGGAAGCCAGGGGCCGTGGCATCTGGGCTGGCACTGGGCCATCGGGAGCTGGGGTGAGGGGCCAGACGGCAGAGGGCTAGTGGCCGGATGTGTTGGCCATGGGGGTGAGGAGTGTGGCCAGACCAACCCCCCTGTCCCCCAGAACGCTAAAGTGAACACTACCGTCATCCCAGAGACGGAACTGCAGGCCGAGGACCTGGACAAAAATGACATCTTGTTTTACACCCTCGAGGAAGTGACCCCGGTCAGTGCCCCCAATCCCTGCCCCAACTCAGACCCCTCCACCTTGGGCGCCCCTGCCTCTCTGCAGCCCCCAGAGTCTCAGGCTGAggcctccccacctcctcagGGTGCCAGTGTCTTCTTCTCCTTGGTGGGAGTGAACCTCCCTGCCCTGCAGCTGGACCGGACACTGGACCTTGACAGGTGGCCGAACATGACCTTCCGGCTGCTGGTGCGGGTGAGCAGGCCACACCCACCCCGAGTCCTGGACGCGCGGGTCCCCATCCGAGCTGCCGCCACCCCCAGGCTCCCAGACCTGATCCGAGGGTCTTGGCTGTTGTAGGATACACGGGAAGAGAACGTGACACCCAGCCACACGGCCACGGCCACCCTGGTCCTGGAGGTGGAGCCCATCGATCTGCGGCCCCCCTGGTTCCTGCCCTGCTCCTACACAGACTCTTACGTCTGCATCGAAGCCCAGTACCAGGGGGCTGTCCCCACCGGCTACCAACTGGTACCGGGGACAGGGAGGGCCggcgctgggggtgggggctggtgcCACCGGGCCAAATTCGGTTGTGACTGTCAAACAAATGTGGACTCTCCTTCGTAAACCAATCTCGCCCAGCCCGTGGGCGTGAGCAGTGAACAAACTCAGTGAGGGGAACAGGCCCACTGTCCTCAGGGCAGGGCCGGGGGCCCCATGAGGCGGTTGGGACACCGGGAGGACTGGATGGGCCGCGATGGTGCTCCCGAGAGGCAGCTGATCTCTGACAGGCTGGCTGTACCCGCTGGCGCCATGGGGCGCACTGAGGCAGTGGGGCCTCCAGGGCCTCCCCTTGTATGCGAGAGGCCCAGTCCGGGGCCCTGTGTGGGCTGCCTCTGGAGACGTGTTGTTCAGATCCATCCATATCCTGGGGCAAACTGATTCATGGTGACGGATCTAAGGGGCGTGATGACTGATCCTGTCGGCCACTTGGACACCTCTGGCAGGCCCGCCCAGGGGCCATCTCAGGCCTCCTTGAGGGAGAATGAGAGGGACCGAGCTGGGCCCTTGCACCAGCCCCACAGAGTCCCCTCCCATCCCCGTTCCCGCAGCTGTCTCCCCTCATCCTGCATCCAGGGCCCATCTACGCTGTGGACGGGGACAGGGCCATCAACCAGCGTATCATCTATAGCATTATAGGGGGTGAGTGGGGACCGGGTCCCCAGCTTCTCTCTCCATACAACACCTcggccccatccccacccccactgtgggcagaGGAAGCCCCAGGGGGACCGGCCACATGGGCAGAGCCAGCTGGGACCCTGGACCTCAGGCCTCCAGAGGGGACCAGGGCCAAATATTACCCCCGTCCTCCCAGGACACGAGGACATATTCACCATTGACGCTGACTCGGGCAACCTCACCATGACCCGGAGCGTCCCCAGCCCCAAGACCTTTCTTATGTGGGTCAAGGTAGGTGCCTTGGCCGGGTCTCCATGGGCCCCTCCTGAGCTTCAGGTTGCAGGGTTGCCCTTCGAGGGCCCACTGACCACTgccgcctccccacccccagggggAGCAGGCAGACCAGGCCCGCTACTCGGTGACCCAGGTCACAGTGGAGGCCCTAGACGCTGCTGGGAGCCTGCCCCACTTCCCCGAGAGCCTGTACCGCGGCACCGTGGTGCTGGGCTCAGGAAGCGGCGAGTTCGTCAAGGACGCAGCCACCCCCTCCCAGGCTCTGAGGATCCAGGCCCAGGACCCCGAGTTCCCAGTAGGCACCGCCTGGCCCCTGGGTCTGCCTGGCCTCCCTTCTGTGGGTGGGTTGGGGGGATACGGGGGCAGCCTGGGTCCAGGACTCACTGGGGCCGTGTCCAGGACCTCAACTCGGCCATCACGTACCGAATCACCAACAACTCCGACTTCCGAATGGAAGGGGAGGCCGTGCTGGTGGCCAACCCACTGACGCAGGCGGGGGTCTTCTACGCAGAGGTGAGGGGCCTGTGGCATCTCTAAGGGGTGGGAGTTAAGGCGGGGCCTAGGTGAGACAAGCCCCCTTCCTGCCCCAGGTCGAGGCCACGAACACAGCGACTGGAGGCACAGCGACCACACTGGTGGAGATACAGGTGTCAGAACAggagcccacccccacccccacaggtgAGCCTCCAGGGGTCCCCGGTGATGGCTCGGGGGGGGCTTCTTGCCACAGGCATGCTGGGGGCAGAGGCAAGCTGAGCCCTGTGCCTGGCCCCAGACCCCCCAGGTCCTTCCACATCCCCAGAGGCTGGAGGAACAGCTGGGCCCTCAAGCAGCACCACTTCAGAAACCCCCAGGCCCTCCGGGCCCTCTCAGGGACCCTCCACGACCAGCGCTGGGGGGGACACTGGCCCACACTCCCCCCCAGGCACAACTCTGAGGCCGCCTGCCTCGACCACGCCTGGGGGGCCCCCCAGTGCGGGAACCAGCACCTCCCCTCCATCAGCCTCACCCAGCGGGGGCTCAGCACAGACTCAGAAGCCAGGAATCTCGCAGCCAACAGCCCCTGGGCTCAGCAGGACCCCCCAGCCCTCAGGTAGCACCCCCATTTGCCCTAGAGTCACCCTCATGCTCCCTGACTCATGACTTGGGTGGTCCTGGGAGTCACCGGAGGGCAGGGTCCGCCCCAGGTTGGCCCAGAATGACCATGAGATCCCAAGACGGGGTCTGCTCTTTCTGGGCAGAGACAGACAGGTCCTGGGGGCCCTGAGGAGGTAAACCGGGAAAGGTGAGTGGAGGGCAGGGCAGAGGCCACACGTTGGCTTCAGCGAACCCCACACTTCCCAGGGCCGTCCACTCCACCGGCATCAGTGCTGCCCTCATCTCCCTTCCTGTGGTGTTGGACCCCTTCCTCCCACCTGGGGCTGGGGGGCActgacccccacccccctccttcccttcagcagTCTGGCCTCCCTGGGGGACCCTGGGAATACAGCTCCTTGGGGGGGCGTCAGTACTGCCCACTCTCCAGAACCCTCACTCCGGGAGGCGGCCAGGCTGGCTTCTACTCGGGGAGTTCTGAGCTGGTACAGGCTGAGCTGGTGAGCGCTTGTAGTGCCGACAGCAAGTGGGCAGTGGTGTCACCAGCAGGCACGCCCGGGATTGGAGGAGGCAGCACCTCCACGGGGGGTGTCGGGCCGGATGGCAGCCACGCTGGGGACCGGCGCTTCTCGACAGCGGAGATGGCAGCCGTGGGCGGTGTGCTGGGCGCGCTGCTGCTGCTAGCTCTGATCGCCCTCACCATCCTCGGCTACAAGCACTACGGCCACCTATGCAAGTCCTGTGCTAGCAAAGCTCTGGTGAGGCCCCGGGCGGCTGGACAGCACAGGAGAGGGACAGacgagagacagaagaggagacggATAGACAGACAGAGGTGGAGAAAGACCAAGAGACAGGGACGTGAGAGTGAGAACAGAGAGCAACGGAAAGATGGAGTGGAGGACGGAGGAAGAGGGTAGATGGAGGGAAGGGGTAGATGGAGAGAGGGGTAGATAGAGGGAGGAGCAGATGGAAGGCGCCAGGAGATGCAGGAAGGGGGGAGATGCAGGGAGCAGGGGAGGTGAAGAAGGGGGAGATAGAAGGGGAGGTGGAGaggcagcaggagaccaggaaTCAGCCATCAGTGGGGAGATGGAGAgcagaggtgaggagagatggggTGTAGACACCATAGtgggaaagatggagaaagagcagggaaaggcagagaaaaggGCACGGACCAGCGCAGACCCCTGTCTCTGGGGAGGGCACCAGGGGGTTGCAGCCCAGGCAGGGTCCTGGATGACGCTCCCTCCCGTCCCTCCCCAGGAGCCCCAGCC encodes the following:
- the CDHR5 gene encoding cadherin-related family member 5 produces the protein MGAWALLLPLLLVGTAQAQVCSVNQTFFEVKENTNVTEPLVDIYVPDDQQVTLGSSSTLFAFRIQGTQLFLNVTPDYEENSLLQALLECKRGDTVVTQLRVFVSVLDVNDNAPTFPFVVRVERVPENAKVNTTVIPETELQAEDLDKNDILFYTLEEVTPGASVFFSLVGVNLPALQLDRTLDLDRWPNMTFRLLVRDTREENVTPSHTATATLVLEVEPIDLRPPWFLPCSYTDSYVCIEAQYQGAVPTGYQLLSPLILHPGPIYAVDGDRAINQRIIYSIIGGHEDIFTIDADSGNLTMTRSVPSPKTFLMWVKGEQADQARYSVTQVTVEALDAAGSLPHFPESLYRGTVVLGSGSGEFVKDAATPSQALRIQAQDPEFPDLNSAITYRITNNSDFRMEGEAVLVANPLTQAGVFYAEVEATNTATGGTATTLVEIQVSEQEPTPTPTDPPGPSTSPEAGGTAGPSSSTTSETPRPSGPSQGPSTTSAGGDTGPHSPPGTTLRPPASTTPGGPPSAGTSTSPPSASPSGGSAQTQKPGISQPTAPGLSRTPQPSGTPGIGGGSTSTGGVGPDGSHAGDRRFSTAEMAAVGGVLGALLLLALIALTILGYKHYGHLCKSCASKALEPQPSGFDKAFLIQDREANWAPAPSPTPGPTTDEAPPEPPEPAPPSPVPSAGVPESPAAAQDGAGPAEVRSILTKERRPEGGYKAVWFGEDIGAEADVVVLNAPTSEADGAGDSDGEGGGEDEGAGAGPGAGAPDQAPGDSTYV